GAtctaagtcacttagcctttctagcctttctcttctacaaaataaaggggttggactagatgatcccacACACTAGACCCCATAATTTCTCTCCTCATATGCTCCTGTCATGTACTGGGATCAATAATTAAGGTAGACTGTGTGTcagaagaaaaactgattatTCTCTGCTTTAATTGCTGAATTTGGCAAATTTACAGTTCTGTGAGACCTcaaacaagtcatagaaacatagaatctgagaggtgaaagggacctcaaaagtcatctagtccaactcatacccaAAATAAATCTCCCCTATAACACccttgacaaatggtcatccactGACTGTTTAAAAACCTTATatgatggagaactcactacctcaAGGCTCAGGCCATTCCCTCTGGAATGActctaatcttttttctttttcttttttcaattatccagcttttctttttttactctctCCCACCTCTGAGAAAAACAGAGGTTAGACAAAGACACtgagatatggagagagagacagaatccCTGTAGCATATAATATCTATCAATAGTCAAGCAAAACGAATTAGTCCTTCATCTCTCTTTTATGAGTCAGGCAACATTCTTCTTCACTTGTCCTATAGAATCATGGTTGagcatttcattgatcagagttcttaaggaTTAAGTATTAATTATAAGTATTAAGCATGAAATATAAATAGtaagaattattcattttttacagtATTGGTATTATAGCATAAATGATTCtactggttttgctcactttactctgcatcagttcattcaaatctacccagatttctcaaactgcccccttcattatttcttacagctcaatactattttgctacattcatgtaccattatttgttcattcattccccaaacAATGAGTACTCCTTATACTGCAAAAATCTCTAGAtcactagttattattattgctgttgtccttcagtcatttcagttatttttgactctttggcaatgatcccatttgaggttttcctggcgaAGATACTAGaacaatttgccattttcttctccagcttgttttccagatgaagaattaagacaagcaggattaagtgacctgcccatggtcacatatctagtaagtgtctgagaccagatttgaactcaggaagatgagtcttcctgaactcattctcagcactctatccactatgctacctatcTGCCccactagagaaatgcaaattaaagcaactctgaggttccattcATTTCCATCCTATAAGTAAAGCTGACTAAAACAacaggaaatgacaaatattggatgGGGCAtatttaatgcattgttggtggagttgtgaactgtcTGGCCATTGTGGAAAGTCATATGTAACAATACCCCCAAAGGTAACTTAATTGTACATGTCATTTGACCTAACTACACCACCAGGTCTAaacccaaaaagatcaaagaggaaaaagtccAACATGtacaaacatttatagcagctccctttTTGTAATGACAGAGAACTAGCTCTAATCTTTTATaagcttttcctgacatcaagccccAACCCCATCTTCATAATCTTCTCTAAACTAATCATCCCCATGGAGTCCATGCCTCAGGTGGCATAGATTCAAAGTCCATCACCATCCCAGCTGCCCCTTTCTGTatgttctccagcttatcaatgtcatTGCCAAAGTATGGTGCCCAAAATCTGAACACAATACTACAGACATGATCTGACTGGGACAAAGTACACCATTTTAATATGGGAATCTATGCATCTCTTAACATAATCCAAGATTAAATCAGTTTGGTTTATTACCATGTCACACTGTTGACTTGTACGGAGCTTGCTTTCAATTATATACCCcacatctttttcagacaaattattAAATGGTCATGCAGAGCTCTTAGACTTGTGAAGTTGATTATTTATCCCAAGTAaaagtgagggggaaaaaaatgacttgcccaaggtaatacacAGCTAATATATGACAGAAATACTACTTGACTCTTCCGATTCCCAAGTCCAGTGTTCAACCAAGAAGCAGCAGCTCCAATTTAGGGAAAGGTTTGAAGTTCACAAAGCATATtgttcccatcttacagatgaaaaaattgaggttcagagaagttaaatgatttacttagGGGCAATTATCTAGTATCTACTGGGgtcaagatttaaacccaggtctcttctCACCCATAGGCTTATAGCTTTAGGGCTGGAacggacctcagaagtcatttagacCAGCAcgcattttttacagatgaagcaactgaagcccagagatgctaagtgacttgcccaggttcatacatgTAGTAAGTCTCAGACTTTAGGTCCTGTGCTCTGTATgtaacatttacatatatattacaacTCAGAGCCTACGTGGGGTGACTCAACATATATTCAGAAGACATTCCTAGAATGATGTAATCAGAAAAGGTAGTTTTAGAATTTTGGTCCATCCCCTCAATTGTACAATTAGAGAAATTAaggcccaaggtcatatggtGCCTGGCCAATCTGCTATTGCAACATAATGACAACTCTGGGTTTTTTGATTTTATAAATGTACTTTATTAAGAACTGTACCCAAAGTGATGCAATTCCATTTTCAGCTAGCTGTCAGAACAGAAGTCTCATGTCCATCCTTCTGGGAGCACCTGCCTCAATGCCTCGATCACTTCTCTGATGGTGACCATTTGCCTGTGGTTAAAGAAGGATAACCTGACTGCTTCCAGAACGGCCTGCTCAAACAGCCAGTTATCTAATGACCACAGGATATCCAGGGCCCAGCTATACCCACTGAAATCTTGATGAACCTGTGAGAAAAAGCAAAGTAGAGCCCTCAGATCAGCTTCACACTTGCAGCTAATTTGACTGGTTTTATCTTGTCAATTTATGGAACCCTGATTTTGTTAATGCAGATATCTGTTCCATAAATCCAGTCTGTGGGATCATTGGATTCATCCATCCTAGAAATTGAAGGAACCCCAGGGGCCATAtggtccaaatccctcattttactgatgaggaaactgaggcccaggaggttgtgctcacccaaggtcacataggtagtgctAAGGGGGGCAGCTCACAACCCAGAGTCAGCCAGTGTTCTTTGTACTCTACCCCATTTCCCATCTTCTGGGCATTAATGGAAAGTCTTCAAGAGTTTCTATGactacaaacaaaaataaaataaccgTGGTGGTAGTGGGTCTACCTCTCTTGAAGGGAGCATAAAAATTcaagtgggaggaggagaggaggaaacaaatCAAGAACAAATAAAGGGGTGAATCCTTCATCTCAACAAAGCTCCATTAGAATATTTAGAATGGACTAGAATTGCCTCTTAAATGCCTTCCAGTTCTACAGTTACGATCCTCTAATTTGTCTGAAGCAGTTGGcagcgcagtggatagagcattgggtctgaaataagacccaagttcaaatccagcttctgttatgagatcttgggcaagtcaatttctgtttgcctcagtttcttgctctataaaattgtcataataatagcagctaccttctAGGGTTactgtaaggatcaagtgaggtaatatttgtttataataataaataaatttttaaaaagcacttagcactgcgtctggcacatggtaggtgctatataaatgccaccCTCCTCCCCTTCTAGTTCCAATtaagtcaaatagaaaaaaaattaggattcCAGTTATAAAATCTTTGCACATAGCTTTTCAAAATGGTTCAGAGGACAAATACTGAGGAATTTCTGCATCAAGCATTAGTCACTTTCAAGGAAAGGGATTACAATCATTTGTTTTTCAGGCTACCCTTCCAGAACAATTGGATCCCAACTCACTTGCTTTAGGATTTTAGCAATGTAACTGGAGtagaattctttcttcttcccagtGACCATCCTCATACATCTACGTCTTTTCCCAGCACTGATGAAGCCTCTGTTAACTGTAGCCGTTATCCTTGGAATTTTCATCACTGTTCCTACTGAGAGAGCCAAGTTTGAGAAAAAGAAGTGCTGATTTCCCAAGTCTACCTTGAAAGGGTTGGGAAGGCTGCTATTATTACACAGCTGCAAATCCCAGAAAGAGCCAGGTCATAGAAGACAGCAAATCCTTCTGGGGAGGCTTTGGAATAATGGTTAAGCAGCTGTTGGTTCTGAGGTTCCAGCCTGGGTGGAAAGAGCACCAAGTTGGGTGGTACAGAACCTATGTTCAAATGCTAATTCTGCTTCTTCACTACCTGTATGATCACAGGtgaatcatttcacttctctttgACTCAGTGTCCACTTCTGAAAATTCTAATGTTGTAAGCAGAATTGTTGGTCTAGAGCCTAATAATGAGTCTAGAGAATACTAGTCCCAGGAATATGAATCCCTTCTAGACCCATTTCCTTAAACCAAGTGAAACTCTAAATTTGGAAATAGCATAGGTTTTGCTAGACTAGCCACCTCCCTCACTCTAGCCTGGCTTGATACCTTAAGACTAATTTAGTGACAATTACTTTTCCTAGGCTTCCTCTAGGTCTTTCCTCATCTATTCTCCCTTTATCACCAAAGAAGTCATCTCATTTACCAGAGAATGGAAACCAACCCAGAGAAGTTATATAAGGTCAGAAAACACATCgtgagagagaaacaaaaataatagttACCCTCCATGATAAAAGCCTCTActcaaaaagaaagcaaacaaacaaaaaaccccaatcCAAGATTAGCTCAAACGCTGGTCGGAAGGTGCTTGCTCAGCATAAAGCTGTTCACAGGTTTATATGGGTTAAACCATTAGGGTCAGGAGGGGAGAGCTCCAATTAGGCTATCATAGACTGCAGCTGCAGGAAGTAGCCCTCACCCCCACCCTACCTCCTTCAAGGTCCTAAATGTGTATCAGGTGGGGAGCCTGTAGGAGGAGGGGAAAGTGTGCCTTCTTGAGCTATCAAAGTCCTCTGGAAATATTGGACACAACtatttccccaccccacccctcccttccttatcaCTCTACTTGGATCCCAAGTGGTTAAGGTGCCTAGGCACTCTTCTCTGCGTCTTTGTAAATACCATTCCTTTTCCCTGGAATagttttatataaatgtgtgtgtgtgtgtgtgtgtgtgtgtgtgtgtgtgtgtgtgtgtgtgtgtgtgtgtgtgtatccaggGGAGCTGTGATGTCATAGGTGTGGGGAATTTCCAGTGGGGAACTTCCCTCCACCACAACTAATCTCTAATCTACAACACTGGAGTGTTAGGAGGTGGGAGTTCTGACAgattgggtgacttgcccagtatcacacaattgggcctcagtttctgaatctgtaaaatgaatgggttgaactAGTTGACTTCTAAGGTCTGTTCCTTTTCAATCCTGTTCACATTAGGAGTTGACTCCTTCCTTAccacactaattgtgtgaccttgggcaagtcacctaaactctcaGAAACtcatttccccccacccctgtaaaatgagggggttgaatcaATCCCTGAGGCCTCTTCCAGCCCTAAGCCCCTGATAGAAGCAGTAGGACTaacattcaaacccaggtcttcatttGCCTGTGctctcctttctttgtttcctaaaTCCAATTCAGAAGCCACCTCcagcaggaagccttccctgattaacCCTGGCAAATTGCTCACTCTTTGATTTGACATCTGTCTGACACTAAAGGGCTCAGTTGGTACTCTGTCATTTTAAATAGATGGTAAGCTTCTTGACAATGTTCTTAAAGATATTGTATGCCTATATGTAGATGTGCATTGTGTACATGATTGTGCGTCTGCATGTATGATTGTATATTTGTTCCAGAGTAAATCTGTGTGTATTGCCTTCTCAACTAGATTGTGGGTTCCTTAGGGGCAGGGACCATGACTTCTATTACTGTGAAGTCATAGATCCTTAAGCTGGAAGGGACCGCAGgaatcatgtagtccaacccctcCCCTATTTTATAAAAACTGAGGACCAAGCAggtaaagttacttgcccaaggtcacggaGGGAGGAAATGTCAAGGACAGCATCCTTTAAGCACCTATTCATGCACCCAAAGGTTTATAGTCAACATAGTTCACTGGCATATTTACCAATGCCTCCTGGAGGAATTGCATGTGGTAGTAAATAAAAGGCATTTTGAGGTGAAGAGGGTCTGAGTTTGTATCCTTCCTCTGATAtattctaactgtgtgaccctcggtAAGTAATTTACCTTCTCACTGCCCAAGAGCTTCTAGTATCTGCACTTGAGTTCTTTAAAGCAAGACTTGGTCAGGTAGGTGTAGGAAAGGGGGgaacagaggaaaagaagactGTGCAATGTAGAAAGGCAAGGCAGCTTGGTACGACTGGTCATCTTTGGGATTTGTGGCCTTATCAATTGTCATTGGTGTATTCTTCAAGAATATAAGTCGAAAAACAACAATTCTCTTTTGAATAAATCTCGATTCTTCAAGCAAAGATCAGGATATAGTCAAGGGGGAGGTCCTGTgccaatagaaagaaaaaagagaaggaaacaagcatttataaagcacctactctttgccaaacacttcacaaatatctcatttgatctttacaacaaccctgggaggtgggggctattataattaccttcattttacagctgaggaaagcagcttgtcacagagctaataagtatctggggctggatccgaattcaggtcctcctgactccaggcccagcgctccgtgtgccatggcaccacctagctgcctcacgaTCCTACGGATTCTTATAAGTAGAGTTTATACACCAGCAGCTCCTTACACCCAGGAAATCACAGATATAGACCCCCCAAAAATTGCAACTCTACCACATCATAAGTAGAGAATTGTTTCCAGTTTCCTAAAAAgtgaaatgacaaaagatgagcTATCCATGGTGAACTGGGGATGGAAGTGGTCATAAACTAGTAAGTACCTGGGATAGAACTCCAATGCCAAGACTACTTTCAACTTGCCATCCAGACAGCTTCTGCCACTGCTGCCAACTGGGCACTGTCTTCCTCAACCTGGGCCATACAGGAGGCAAAGGTAGGGTTGAAGTGAAGTCACGAAAATCAGAGGGAGCAGGGAAAATGGGAGTCACTGGGCATTTGCCTACTTATCCCAGGATAGGATAAAAACTTGACGATAGGACCTGCATTGAGCTAACATTTGATGGTCCTATACTATCTCCCACAGGTAATCCAGCAAAGGCTGACCCAAGGCAAAAACCACAAAATAGATGAACTTTGTGGCCATTCTCCattgccttccttcctctccaatcaatcaatcaacatttactcagcagctactatgtgccaggcaacgaatgtgccaagaactggagatataaaaaaggtcaaaagacagtccctgtcttcaaggaacttagaatcCAATGGGAGAAACAGCATATATACTAATATGTGCAAAGCAAGGTATATGCAGAATAAAAAGGAattaatcaacagagggaaggtactggaattaagaggagttaggaaaggtttcctatgggattttagttgggacttaaaggaagccagggaagtcagtagttggagtagaggaggaagaacaacCCATGCTTATGCTCCCCCCACGTCCCAACCCCTTTCAGGACTCAGTCTCCTTAGATCTGCCCTACCTGGCCAGGAAACCCTGGGTGACCCCAAAAACTTGTTTCCTTATTCCATAGATGAATCTGAATCTTACTGGAGACAATATGGTACCAAGTGCTAGACTGAGTTGgatgacctggtttcaaatcccagccctgcttattactatctgtgtgactggtCATCGGCTATCTCTGAGATTTAGTTTTCTCAC
The DNA window shown above is from Notamacropus eugenii isolate mMacEug1 chromosome 2, mMacEug1.pri_v2, whole genome shotgun sequence and carries:
- the H2BN1 gene encoding histone H2A.N; amino-acid sequence: MEGTVMKIPRITATVNRGFISAGKRRRCMRMVTGKKKEFYSSYIAKILKQVHQDFSGYSWALDILWSLDNWLFEQAVLEAVRLSFFNHRQMVTIREVIEALRQVLPEGWT